From the Ictalurus furcatus strain D&B chromosome 19, Billie_1.0, whole genome shotgun sequence genome, one window contains:
- the stmp1 gene encoding short transmembrane mitochondrial protein 1, whose amino-acid sequence MMQFIVGFTLGNVVGMYLAQNYEVPNIAKKIEAFKKDVEAKKKPPE is encoded by the exons ATGATGCAGTTCATC gtTGGCTTCACTTTGGGGAATGTAGTTGGGATGTACCTCGCACAGAACTATGAG GTCCCGAACATTGCAAAGAAAATCGAGGCCTTCAAAAAAGACGTGGAAGCGAAGAAAAAGCCTCCGGAGTGA